TTACAAGCGATTTGCACACGCCGGCCGGGCACTTGTGGTCGAAAATATGCGCCTCATACTCTTTGCGGAAACTGCCCAGCGTGCTCAGGATCGGGTTCGGCGCGCTCTGCCCCAGCCCGCACAGGCTGGCGTCTTTCACCACACGGCCGAGCGTTTCCAGCCTGGAGATCATTTCGTCAGGCTCTTTCACCTTGCCGGAAGTGATCTCGTCGAGCATGCCAAGCATCTGCAGGGTACCCTCGCGGCAGGGCGTGCATTTGCCGCAGCTTTCACGCTGGATGAAATCCATGAAAAAACGCGCCACGTCAACCATGCAGGTATGCTCGTCCATGACCACCAGTCCGCCGGAGCCCATCATTGCGCCGACTTTTTTGAGCGATTCGTAATCAATTTCGATATCCAGATGGTTCTTGGTAAGGCACCCGCCTGACGGCCCGCCGACCTGCACGCCTTTGAACTCGTAGCCGTGTTCGCAGCCGCCGCCGATATCATAAATGATCTCGCGGATTTTCACGCCCATCGGCACTTCCACCAGACCCGTGTTGCAGATTTTGCCCGACAGCGCGAACACTTTCGTGCCTTTGCTGTTGGCCGTTCCGAGCGAGGCGTATTTTTCATGGCCGAACGCTATGAGGTCGGGCACATTGGCCAGTGTTTCCACGTTATTGATCACAGTGGGCTTGCCGAACAGGCCCTTCGCCGCCGGGTACGGCGGGCGGGGCCGGGGCATTCCGCGTTTTCCTTCGATGCTGTTTAAAAGAGCCGTTTCCTCGCCGCAGACAAACGCGCCGGCGCCCATTTTGATAATGATG
The nucleotide sequence above comes from Elusimicrobiaceae bacterium. Encoded proteins:
- a CDS encoding NADH-ubiquinone oxidoreductase-F iron-sulfur binding region domain-containing protein encodes the protein RGGYTAMLKVIHTMTPEDVCDSVEKSGLRGRGGGGFPTGKKWKIALNADAEQKYLVCNADEGDPGAFMDRALIEGDPHRLIEGMAIAAYGIHATKAYVYIRAEYPLAIRNLKAAIAQATAYGLLGKNVYDSGFDLDIIIKMGAGAFVCGEETALLNSIEGKRGMPRPRPPYPAAKGLFGKPTVINNVETLANVPDLIAFGHEKYASLGTANSKGTKVFALSGKICNTGLVEVPMGVKIREIIYDIGGGCEHGYEFKGVQVGGPSGGCLTKNHLDIEIDYESLKKVGAMMGSGGLVVMDEHTCMVDVARFFMDFIQRESCGKCTPCREGTLQMLGMLDEITSGKVKEPDEMISRLETLGRVVKDASLCGLGQSAPNPILSTLGSFRKEYEAHIFDHKCPAGVCKSLVSYSIDPAKCVGCTMCARNCPVNAIAGSVKQPHVIDARKCISCGNCAKVCKFGAVKAG